The following DNA comes from Gloeocapsa sp. DLM2.Bin57.
TGCTGCTATCGCTGTTACTTCTCATTGGATTTATAGTCAAAGACAGGTTCATACTCTGACTATGGCGACAGGGGGTAAGACTGGGGTATATTATGCCTTTGGTAATGCTTTAGCCACGGTTGTCTCTAGACATCAACCCAACATTCGTATCGAAGTTATAGAAACTAGTGGCTCACAGGAAAACGAAGAGTTAATCTCAGAGCATGAAGTTGATTTAGCTATTTTACAAGCTGATACTTCTGTCAATAACTCTGTCAAGGCGATGACTTTTTTGTTTCCTGAAATGTTTCATTTAATTGCTCGTGTTGACTCAGGAATTAACAATTTTAGTGATTTGAAGGGTAAAAAAATTGCTTTGATGCCAATTGGTAGTGGCTCTTATAATTTATTTTGGCCCTTGAGTCAACATTATGGCATCTACGAAAGGGATTTTGAAGGGATTCCCATGTCTCCTAGTGAAGCTCATCAGGCTTTGTTAGATGGTGAAGTTGATGCTTTATTTCGCATTATCGCTTTAGGTAATGAATCTGTTACAGAATTATTGCAAAACGAGCAAGTAACTTTAATTCCTATTGATCAAGCTTCCGCACTACAGCTAGTATTGCCAGCGGTTGAACCTAATGTTATTCCTATGGGTGCTTATAATGGGGCTATTCCTATCCCTAGTGAGGATTTACCCGTAGTAGGGGTTAGGGCGGTGTTATTGGCTCATAAATCCGTTAACCCTAATCTAGTCCAAGAAATTACGCGCATTATTTTTGAGGCGAGAAATGATTTAATCAGAAAAAACCCCCAATCGGCGATGATTAGTAAGCCTGATCATATCAATGAGTTGGGCTTTTCTTTTCACGAGGGAGCAAAGTTTTATTATAATCAAGATGAGCCTAGCTTTTTAGAAAGATACGCAGAAGCCATCGGCTTAATTCTGTCGATAACGATGTTAGTTATCTCGGGAATTTGGCAATTTCGTATCTGGTTACAGGAAAAACAAAAAAATCGTGCTGATAGGTACAATCTGCAAATTATCCAATTGATTGAGCGCATTAATACTAGTAACAGTATTGCCGAGTTAGAGGAAATACAAACTGAGTTATTTCAATTGTTTAATAAGGTTGTGGAAGATTTGGATCGCGATCGCATTTCGGCTGAGTCTTTTCAATCTTTTACTTTTCCTTGGGATGTAGCTTTTAATAGCATTCGTCACCGTGAGGTTTTATTATCTAATGGAATACCTGAGTTAAACTTGAAAAAATCGTAAAACATTTACTTAATCTAGATCATGAGTTTAAATATTTACTTTCTTAGACACGGAGAAACTAGCTACAGTATCACAGGTGGTTATTGCGGTAGTATTGATCCTGAATTAACCCCCTCCGGAGTACAAATGGCTGAGGCTTTTGCTAAGGCTTATCAATCTGTTCGGTGGACTGCTGTTTATTGTAGTCCCATGAAAAGAACTGTTGCTACGGCTAAGCCTCTCTGTGACGCTATCGGTATGGAAATGCAGTTACGGGATGGACTTAGGGAACTTAATTATGGTGAATGGGAGGCTAAAAGCCCAGAATGGGTAAAAGAAAATCATTTAGATGATTATATCAATTGGATGACTGAGCCTGCCTGGAATCCACCTACGGGAGGTGAAACAGCTGTACAAATGGCTAGTCGTGCTTCTTTAGTTATCTCAGAAATTGAAAGTAAATATACTGAAGGAAATGTTTTAGTTGTTTCTCATAAGACTACTATTAGGATTATTTTATGTAGTCTGTTGGGGATTGATTTAGGACGTTATCGCGATCGCCTAGATTTACTAGTAGGTGGCATTAGTAAGGTAAAATTTGGTATTCATGGACCAATGTTGCAGAGTTTGTGCGATCGCTCTTATCTGGATGAAAGTTTACAAGCTCGTAAGGGGACTTAAATAATGAAAGGTTTAATAAAACTGATTATCACCACCATTATCTTATTACCGTTACTAACTCTACCAGTTCTAGCCGTAGATTATAATAAGGTAACTTTAATCGGTCACGATTTTTCTGGTCAAGACTTGCGGGATGCTAGTTTTGATTTAGCTAGTTTACGTGAAAGTGATTTTAGTCACGCTAATCTCACTGGTGTACGTTTTTTCTCGGCTAATTTAGAAGCGGTTAATTTTGAAGGTGCTAATCTAACTGATGCTACCCTTGATTCGGCTCGTTTGAATGATGCTAATCTCAAAGACGCTATTTTAGTTGGCGCTTTTTTGAGTAATACTAAATTTCCTGGTGTGAATATCGAAGGTGCTGACTTTACTGACGCTTTGATTCTCTCTTACGAACAAAAATACTTATGTAAAATTGCTAAAGGTACTAATCCTGTGACAGGAAGGGATACTAGAGAGACTCTTTTTTGTCCTTAGTTAGTTATCAAAAAGCGATCAATTACCAGTTATTGAAGCTAAACAATATCCAGGCGTAGGTAGCAAATACTAGGATACCTATGCCGATAACAGTGTTTTTTTGTTCGGCTAACCACTTTTGTGATATGTATCTCATATAGTTGAAGGTGGAACGGCGTTCTTGAGCAAGTTCTGCCATTAATTCTGATACTCTGAGATCAACCTCTTCTAGTGAGATTTTATCTTGCTGATAAGCGGATTCTAATTCGTCTAGTTTGCGCCAATATTCTTGAGTTGCATTAAAAAGATTTGGAAACATAAATAAATTTTTGAACTAGATTTACAGAAGACAACGTAATCCTTTTTTAAAGGATAATTACGCTGTCATGGTTAGTAAGAGTTCGGCATTAGGGGTTAGGTATTAGGTGCTAAGAGTATTATTTATATATAAAATACTGCTTTTGCCTGAGTGCCTTTAAAACCCTTTTTAGCTTCGTCGAACTTACGTTACAGTTACATTAAACCTATTTGAGATAAGATTCCTTGACCTGTTAAAAGTTCAGTGGCAATTCCAATCAGGAAACCTAGCATAGCTAACCGCCCATTCCAAGTTTCAGCGAATTGAGTAAATCCAAATTTTACTTCTTGATTTTCCATATTTTTAACCCTCGTTAAGATTTGTTTATTTTACTGTCAATTATCGTCACAATTGATTGACTAGAACTTAAATTTTCAGTCCAATTTGTCTTTTTCAGACTATCTTTAGCTTACTTGAGTGAAAATAATTTCCCCAAGACTTCCTACCACCACAAGGGCAATTAAAAGATAGGTAAAAAATCTCCCTGTTTCAGGATTAAATCCTAAATTTTTATCTTCATTACCTGCTGTGAAAAATAATGACCAAGCTTCATTAGCGTTGATTGGCTGAAAATTATTGAATTGTGAACGAAACACAACGGGTGCAAACAGGTCTTTGTTTCTGTAAATATTAGAATCACTATTCATATCTTTTTCCTTGGCTTGTTTTTTTCGATTTGCTTTACTTTAATAAGTATAACAAACTGTAAACTTTTATTGCAATAGCTTGACAAGAAGAATAAGTGGTGGTATCCGAACCAGATGGGTAGTAGTGTAGGGGGTTGACAAATAAGCCAATTTAAGGCATAGTTTCATTCAATGGCATCTGTTGTTGTAGATGACCTCTTCCAAATTGCTCAAATAATAAAGGACGCTTTTATTCGGCGTCCTTATCAAGAAAATAGGTTTAAAACAGATGGTGCAATGACTCACGGCTTGGTGGTAGAGCTAATTTTGTAGCTTGATTCGTCAATTCTTAAATTAACCAACTAAATGAGCTTCTAAAAACCACAAGCGCTTGTCGATCGCTCTGGAAATCTCCGTATATAAATCAGCTGTATCTGCATCTCCTAAATTGTCCGTATCTTCGATCGCTTTTCTCAAGTGTGCACCATAAGCAGCAAAGCGATCGCTCAAGGCTTTTACGTGTTCTTTCCCCTCAGCGATATCAGTAGGATACTCTGGTAAGATCGAGTTAGCGGCAGCGATTCTGGCTGTTCCTAAAGCAGTACCACCTAAAGCGGTGACTCTTTCTGCTACCATATCCACAAATTCTTCTAATTCTGACGCCATTTCATCGAATAACAGGTGTAGAGAGTAAAAATTCAGCCCCTTAACGTTCCAATGAGCTTGTTTGGTTTGAGTTTTTAAATCTAGACTACTAGCTAGGGTTTGACTCAAAATTTTGACTATCTCGGTTCGGATATCTAAAGCTAAGTCAATACTGGTTGGGTAAAACCCTTCTGTTTTTGGTTTAGATGTTACTGAAGCCATAATTATTTTTCCTAATTACTCTTGTTAAATTTAATTATACTCATAATGACTTCGTTTTGTCAACTAAAAAAGAGTATTAATTTAAATTACATTATTTAGTGATTTAAGAGCCAGAGGATGGAAAATTACTATCTACAGGTTGACCTCTTTGGGATATGATAGGGATTGCAGCAAAAAGCTGTTAAAACAATGAGAACTTGAGCTTAATATTGATTTAGGAGATTTGGAATTGATGAAAAAATTAATTTCAACCTTAGCTTTAGTAATTTTATGCTGGGGCTGGGTAGGTAATATAGGACAATTAAGCTGGGGTAAGACCACAGTTTTAGCCGCAGAGACAGAAATTCGTAATCCAGCAGACGAAGTACTAAAAACAGAATACGGTAAAAAAATCGATTTAAATAACGCCAACGTGAGATTATTCCGCAAATATAGAGGATATTATCCAAGTTTAGCCGCAAAAATCGTGCAAAATGCGCCTTATGAACAAGTAGAAGATGTACTGAAAATTCCTGACTTATCAGATCGTCAAAAAGAATTACTATCAGAACATCTCGAAGACTTTGCCGTTACTCCTCCTGCTGATGTCTTCAACGAAGGAGACGATCGCTATAATCCAGGGATTTACTAAGAGCTTAATGAGTACACCCACTCTGGCGCTGAGTGGGTTATAATGTCATGATGAAGATTGCTAACCAGTTTGATGTATTAGTAATAGGTTCAGGGGCTGCGGGATTATACGCAGCTTTATGCTTACCTGAACATTGGCAAGTGGGTATCATTACCAAAGATACTTTAAAAACTGGTGCAAGTGACTGGGCTCAAGGTGGGATAGCCGCTTCAATAGATCCCTCAGATTCACCCGAGTTACACCTAGAAGATACAATCAAAGCAGGGGCGGGGTTATGCGATCGCCAAGCGGTAGAATTTTTAGTTAATCATGCACCAGAAGCGATCGCCTCTCTAGTAGAATTAGGGGTAGCCTTTGACCGCAAAGGAGATAGACTAGCGATGACTCTAGAAGCTGCCCACTCTAAACCTAGGGTATTACACGCAGCTGACACCACAGGAAAAGCGATCGTAGCTACCCTAACCGAAAAAGTCCTAGCTAAACCCAATATCGAGATTTTCCCCCAAACTTTAGCCCTAGATTTATGGTTAGACGAGCAACAACAATGTCAAGGAGTGCAACTACTCTACGAAAATCGTCTAGAGTGGATTAAAGCACAAGCAGTGATTCTCGCTACAGGTGGAGGAGGACAAGTATTCGCTCAAACCACTAATCCTGGGGTAAGTACAGGTGATGGAGTAGCCTTAGCTTGGCGTGGAGGAGCAATCGTCAGAGACTTAGAATTTATCCAATTTCATCCTACAGCTTTAACCGTACCAGGAGCACCCCATTTTCTGATTAGTGAAGCAGTCAGGGGAGAAGGAGCATATTTGGTAGATGAAAAAGGCGATCGCTTTACTTTTAATTATCACCGAGCAGGAGAATTAGCCCCAAGAGACGTAGTCAGTAGAGCAATTTTTAGTCATTTACAAAAACATAGTCCTAATCCAGCCCAAGCACAGGTTTACTTAGACTTAAGTAATATTCCTCCCGAAAAAATCCGTCATCGTTTTCCCAACATCATCAAAGTCTGTCAACATTGGGGTATAGATATATTTAATCAGTTAATACCAGTTACACCTGCGGCTCACTATTGGATGGGTGGTGTCGAGACTGATTTAAACAGTTGTACCTCAATACCAGGACTCTATAGCGTAGGAGAAACAGCTAGTACAGGAGTACACGGGGCTAATCGTCTAGCGAGTAACTCTTTATTGGAATGTATCGTCTTTGCTGCGCAATTAAAGAAACTTGAGATTAACCCCAGTAGAGATGTACCCAGAGAAACAACCCCACAAGAAATAAAAGCTAATTTTAAACGAGATCTAGAAACAATAACTAAAATCAGAGCAGAATTACCCTCTTTAATGTGGCAAAGTGCGGGAATATGTCGTACAGGAACAAGACTTAATCAAGCCTTACTAAAAGTCTCGGCGTGGCGTAAAATATTAGCAGAACAACCAATAAAACAACATATAGCTAACTCCACACCTACAGAAACCCTGGTTTTTACCTCACCAGAAGCAGTAAATCAGCTACGTCTCTACGCTGAAACGACAAACCTTGTGGATATAGGTTATTTAATCCTTAAAAGTGCCCTTTTTCGCACAGAAAGTCGCGGAGGACATTATCGTTTAGATTATCCCGATACCCTAGAATCTTGGCAAGTACATACCTTAATTCAAGGCGATCGCATTTTGGCAAAGTAATTAATCATCACAGTAACAATCATGTCACAATCACTTTTTGCAGATGCTAGTAAAAGACTAGAAAAAGCCCTCGATTATATTTCCATCTCCGAAGACAGTCTCAAACGTCTTAAATACCCTAAAGCTAGTTTAACCGTATCTATTCCTGTGCGCATGGATGATGGCTCATTAGAGATTTTTCAAGGTTATCGGGTGCGTTACGACGATACGAGAGGTCCAGGAAAAGGAGGGGTAAGATATCATCCTAGCGTCTCTCTCGATGAAGTCCAATCTTTAGCCTTTTGGATGACTTTTAAAGGAGCACTCCTTAATCTTCCCTTCGGTGGTGCAAAAGGAGGGATTACCGTTAACCCTAAAGAATTATCTAAACAAGAATTAGAACGCTTGAGTAGAGGTTATATTGAAGCGATCGCCGATTTTATTGGTCCTGATATAGATATTCTCGCACCAGATGTCTATACCAACGAAATGATTATGGGATGGATGATGGATCAATACTCTATCATTAAACGTCGCATTAGCCCTGGTGTAGTCACAGGTAAACCGATTACTATGGGTGGTAGTCAGGGAAGGACTTCAGCTACCGCTATGGGTGCTTTTTACGCGATTAACGCTATTCTCCCGAAATTCTCTCAACCACCTGAAAAAACTACCGTTGCTATCCAAGGATTTGGTAATGTCGGGGGTATCTTAGCTGATTTAATGTCTAAAGTTGGTTATAAGGTTGTGGCTGTTAGCGATTCTCAAGGAGGTATCTACGCTAGTACAGGGTTAGATATTCCTAGTATTAGACAATATAAAAAAGATGGTTACCCCATGAAAGCAGTTTATTGCTCTAAAAGTGTCTGCAATATTGTAGAGCACGAAAATATTAGTAATACGGAATTACTAGCCTTAGACGTAGATATACTTATTCCTGCTGCTTTAGAAAATCAGATTACCGCGGCTAATGCTAAAGATATTCAAGCTAAATATATATTTGAAGTGGCTAATGGTCCTACTACCTCTGAAGCAGACGAAATTCTAGATAAAAAAGGTATCTACGTCTTTCCCGATATCCTGATTAACGCAGGTGGTGTCACGGTAAGTTATTTTGAATGGGTACAAAATCGCAGTGGTTTATATTGGACTCTTACAGAAATAAACGAAAAACTCAAAGAAAAAATGGTTGTAGAGGTTGAACAAACCTGGGACATCGCTCAAAAACACTCTGTTTCTATGCGCACCGCAGCTTATATCCACGCACTTAATCGTTTAAGTGAAGCTCTCGACGCTAAAGGTACTAGAGATTATTATAATAATAAAGGTTAATAACGATGGTCAAAATTGTTAAACGTGAATCCTGTGGAATACAACCAGTCTATGACATTGGTGTCAGTCAAGACCATAATTTTCTGATTAAACAAGGGTTGATTGCTTCTAATTGTTTTAATAAATCTCACTCTACAGCTTATGCTTATATAACTTATCAGACAGCTTATCTCAAAGCTAACTACCCTGTAGAGTATATGAGTGCTTTGCTAACAGCTAGTAGCGATAACCAAGAGAAAGTCGAAAAATATCGCGAAAATTGCCAGAAAATGGGGATAGAGGTACAACCACCCGATATCAATCGTTCTCAAAGAGATTTTACCCCCTCTGGTGA
Coding sequences within:
- the nadB gene encoding L-aspartate oxidase — translated: MKIANQFDVLVIGSGAAGLYAALCLPEHWQVGIITKDTLKTGASDWAQGGIAASIDPSDSPELHLEDTIKAGAGLCDRQAVEFLVNHAPEAIASLVELGVAFDRKGDRLAMTLEAAHSKPRVLHAADTTGKAIVATLTEKVLAKPNIEIFPQTLALDLWLDEQQQCQGVQLLYENRLEWIKAQAVILATGGGGQVFAQTTNPGVSTGDGVALAWRGGAIVRDLEFIQFHPTALTVPGAPHFLISEAVRGEGAYLVDEKGDRFTFNYHRAGELAPRDVVSRAIFSHLQKHSPNPAQAQVYLDLSNIPPEKIRHRFPNIIKVCQHWGIDIFNQLIPVTPAAHYWMGGVETDLNSCTSIPGLYSVGETASTGVHGANRLASNSLLECIVFAAQLKKLEINPSRDVPRETTPQEIKANFKRDLETITKIRAELPSLMWQSAGICRTGTRLNQALLKVSAWRKILAEQPIKQHIANSTPTETLVFTSPEAVNQLRLYAETTNLVDIGYLILKSALFRTESRGGHYRLDYPDTLESWQVHTLIQGDRILAK
- a CDS encoding high light inducible protein, with protein sequence MENQEVKFGFTQFAETWNGRLAMLGFLIGIATELLTGQGILSQIGLM
- a CDS encoding pentapeptide repeat-containing protein — translated: MKGLIKLIITTIILLPLLTLPVLAVDYNKVTLIGHDFSGQDLRDASFDLASLRESDFSHANLTGVRFFSANLEAVNFEGANLTDATLDSARLNDANLKDAILVGAFLSNTKFPGVNIEGADFTDALILSYEQKYLCKIAKGTNPVTGRDTRETLFCP
- a CDS encoding histidine phosphatase family protein → MSLNIYFLRHGETSYSITGGYCGSIDPELTPSGVQMAEAFAKAYQSVRWTAVYCSPMKRTVATAKPLCDAIGMEMQLRDGLRELNYGEWEAKSPEWVKENHLDDYINWMTEPAWNPPTGGETAVQMASRASLVISEIESKYTEGNVLVVSHKTTIRIILCSLLGIDLGRYRDRLDLLVGGISKVKFGIHGPMLQSLCDRSYLDESLQARKGT
- a CDS encoding DNA starvation/stationary phase protection protein Dps, which gives rise to MASVTSKPKTEGFYPTSIDLALDIRTEIVKILSQTLASSLDLKTQTKQAHWNVKGLNFYSLHLLFDEMASELEEFVDMVAERVTALGGTALGTARIAAANSILPEYPTDIAEGKEHVKALSDRFAAYGAHLRKAIEDTDNLGDADTADLYTEISRAIDKRLWFLEAHLVG
- a CDS encoding Glu/Leu/Phe/Val dehydrogenase; this encodes MSQSLFADASKRLEKALDYISISEDSLKRLKYPKASLTVSIPVRMDDGSLEIFQGYRVRYDDTRGPGKGGVRYHPSVSLDEVQSLAFWMTFKGALLNLPFGGAKGGITVNPKELSKQELERLSRGYIEAIADFIGPDIDILAPDVYTNEMIMGWMMDQYSIIKRRISPGVVTGKPITMGGSQGRTSATAMGAFYAINAILPKFSQPPEKTTVAIQGFGNVGGILADLMSKVGYKVVAVSDSQGGIYASTGLDIPSIRQYKKDGYPMKAVYCSKSVCNIVEHENISNTELLALDVDILIPAALENQITAANAKDIQAKYIFEVANGPTTSEADEILDKKGIYVFPDILINAGGVTVSYFEWVQNRSGLYWTLTEINEKLKEKMVVEVEQTWDIAQKHSVSMRTAAYIHALNRLSEALDAKGTRDYYNNKG
- the psbU gene encoding photosystem II complex extrinsic protein PsbU is translated as MKKLISTLALVILCWGWVGNIGQLSWGKTTVLAAETEIRNPADEVLKTEYGKKIDLNNANVRLFRKYRGYYPSLAAKIVQNAPYEQVEDVLKIPDLSDRQKELLSEHLEDFAVTPPADVFNEGDDRYNPGIY
- a CDS encoding TAXI family TRAP transporter solute-binding subunit; the protein is MSRTNKLIWLLVLFSITAAIAVTSHWIYSQRQVHTLTMATGGKTGVYYAFGNALATVVSRHQPNIRIEVIETSGSQENEELISEHEVDLAILQADTSVNNSVKAMTFLFPEMFHLIARVDSGINNFSDLKGKKIALMPIGSGSYNLFWPLSQHYGIYERDFEGIPMSPSEAHQALLDGEVDALFRIIALGNESVTELLQNEQVTLIPIDQASALQLVLPAVEPNVIPMGAYNGAIPIPSEDLPVVGVRAVLLAHKSVNPNLVQEITRIIFEARNDLIRKNPQSAMISKPDHINELGFSFHEGAKFYYNQDEPSFLERYAEAIGLILSITMLVISGIWQFRIWLQEKQKNRADRYNLQIIQLIERINTSNSIAELEEIQTELFQLFNKVVEDLDRDRISAESFQSFTFPWDVAFNSIRHREVLLSNGIPELNLKKS